A section of the Leptotrichia sp. HSP-342 genome encodes:
- a CDS encoding DUF6683 family protein — protein MKAKFMKKIFLLSILALGLGISGQAHADYSDMFKNEIMQELLNTTSSSQGKSYGKSSLTFTQDGSTDGLETLVATYPKSQQKEIRASLKQLYDSFPQVAHSVGIPTNDLSSGVAAVIAGAYMAYNNVSLNDDYVKPMANQFKAHLENSGFFDGMSNREKKSMYDQMVMVGMTLAVGQSLNQSNPNSQTTAQLREAGKQILEAILKVDADRVRITAQGISY, from the coding sequence ATGAAAGCAAAATTTATGAAAAAAATATTTCTTTTAAGTATTTTAGCACTGGGACTTGGAATTTCAGGACAAGCTCATGCTGATTATAGCGATATGTTTAAAAATGAAATAATGCAGGAACTTTTAAATACAACTTCATCTTCACAAGGTAAATCTTACGGAAAATCATCACTTACTTTCACACAGGACGGAAGTACCGATGGACTGGAAACATTGGTTGCAACTTATCCAAAAAGCCAGCAAAAGGAAATAAGGGCATCATTAAAACAGCTGTACGATTCTTTCCCACAGGTAGCCCATTCTGTAGGAATACCTACAAATGATTTGTCTTCGGGAGTAGCGGCTGTAATAGCAGGAGCATACATGGCATATAACAATGTCAGTCTTAATGACGATTATGTGAAACCTATGGCAAATCAGTTCAAGGCTCATCTTGAAAACAGCGGATTTTTTGACGGAATGAGCAACAGGGAGAAAAAAAGTATGTACGACCAGATGGTTATGGTTGGAATGACTTTGGCTGTGGGACAGTCCTTAAATCAGAGCAATCCTAATTCACAAACTACAGCTCAATTAAGGGAGGCAGGAAAACAAATACTTGAAGCTATTTTAAAAGTGGATGCTGATAGAGTCCGTATAACAGCCCAAGGAATATCTTATTAA
- a CDS encoding DUF6683 family protein: MKINLRKLFVIAVIGTGLFISQPAQAFYYDMSDSFNYTNNVINSTRNYLLGSEVINHIKKGDYSSKKKSNSKKTTTKTTGSSATSTTAPKTTKANITFKSDGNTRGLDYFVNNYPSKQRGEARTYLKKIQDSFPQVARSVGIPTNDLSSGLAAAIAGAYMAYNNVSLNDDYMKPMQNQLKTVLQGVDDFDKMSDSDKKYIYDQMVIIGMTLTINQYQNQQNPNAKVTAQLRNAGKQVLEGLLGVSASEVRITSSGLSF; encoded by the coding sequence ATGAAAATAAATTTGAGAAAACTATTTGTTATAGCAGTTATTGGGACAGGTTTATTTATATCACAGCCTGCACAGGCATTTTATTATGATATGTCAGACAGTTTTAACTATACAAACAATGTGATAAATAGTACAAGAAATTATTTACTTGGTAGTGAAGTAATAAACCACATTAAAAAAGGAGATTATTCTTCAAAGAAAAAATCAAATTCTAAAAAAACAACTACAAAAACAACGGGAAGTTCAGCAACTTCAACTACAGCCCCAAAAACAACAAAAGCAAATATTACTTTTAAATCGGACGGAAATACAAGAGGACTTGATTATTTTGTTAATAACTATCCGTCAAAACAGAGAGGGGAAGCAAGAACATATCTGAAAAAAATTCAGGATTCTTTCCCGCAGGTAGCACGTTCAGTAGGAATACCTACAAATGACCTGTCTTCAGGACTGGCAGCTGCAATAGCAGGAGCATATATGGCATATAACAATGTAAGTCTGAATGATGATTATATGAAACCTATGCAAAATCAGTTAAAAACAGTACTTCAAGGTGTAGATGACTTTGATAAAATGAGTGACAGTGATAAAAAATATATATATGACCAAATGGTAATAATAGGAATGACTTTAACCATAAATCAGTACCAAAATCAGCAAAACCCAAATGCAAAAGTTACCGCTCAGTTAAGAAATGCAGGTAAACAGGTGCTTGAGGGACTTCTCGGAGTAAGTGCAAGTGAAGTAAGAATAACATCATCAGGGCTTTCTTTTTAA
- a CDS encoding DUF6683 family protein gives MKINLKKLFVTAVIGVGVFIAQPAQAFAGYDFDYIGFQIEQDTLKRTFDYYNQVTGTNDILEKSSNSKSTGSSKSKSSSSQTSSKPKPAKKAKITFKSDGSTRGLDYLVNNYPSKQRAEAKIYLKKMYDSFPQVARSVGIPTNDLSSGMVAILAGAYMAYNNVSLNDSYMKPMAKQFKEALESVSEFDKMSDSDKKYVYDQMVIIGMTLAVNQSQNQQNPNAKVTAQLRRAGKEVLEGVLKVNASKVRITASGLSY, from the coding sequence ATGAAAATAAATTTGAAAAAACTATTTGTTACGGCAGTTATTGGAGTGGGAGTATTTATAGCACAGCCGGCACAGGCATTTGCAGGATATGATTTTGATTATATTGGATTTCAAATAGAACAAGATACCCTAAAAAGAACATTTGATTATTACAATCAAGTTACTGGTACCAACGATATTCTTGAAAAGAGTTCAAACTCTAAGAGTACAGGAAGTAGTAAAAGTAAATCGTCTTCATCCCAAACATCGTCTAAACCAAAACCGGCAAAAAAAGCCAAAATAACTTTTAAATCGGATGGAAGTACAAGAGGACTTGATTATCTTGTCAATAACTATCCGTCAAAACAGAGAGCGGAAGCAAAAATTTATCTAAAAAAAATGTATGATTCATTCCCTCAAGTAGCACGTTCTGTAGGAATACCTACAAATGACCTGTCTTCAGGAATGGTTGCTATATTAGCGGGAGCATATATGGCCTATAACAATGTTAGCTTAAATGACAGTTATATGAAACCTATGGCAAAACAGTTTAAGGAAGCATTGGAAAGTGTATCGGAATTTGATAAAATGAGCGATAGTGATAAAAAATATGTTTATGATCAAATGGTAATAATAGGGATGACTTTGGCAGTAAATCAGTCTCAAAATCAACAAAATCCAAATGCAAAAGTTACCGCTCAATTAAGAAGAGCGGGAAAAGAAGTACTTGAGGGAGTTCTTAAAGTAAATGCAAGCAAAGTGAGAATAACGGCATCAGGGCTTTCTTATTAA
- a CDS encoding DUF6683 family protein, with translation MKVKQIKKIFLTIIAALSFGISNQAYGFFIDYNAQWMANQGLKNAREQEKRNRERYEEMYGEDEYNNLMSKKTSSNKKNTSSSTSAKTATSTKKAKITFKPDGNTKGLDDLVLQYPSNKRAQVKPILKKLQDSFPQVARSVGIPTNDLSTGMAAVVAGAYMAYNNVSLNDSYMKPMANQFKEAMQSVSEFDKMSDSQKKYIYDQMVIIGMTLTVSQYENQQNPNAKTTAQLRQAGKKVLEGLLGVSASKVRITASGLSY, from the coding sequence ATGAAAGTTAAGCAAATAAAAAAAATATTTTTAACAATAATAGCAGCATTAAGTTTTGGAATTTCAAATCAGGCTTACGGTTTTTTTATTGATTATAATGCACAATGGATGGCTAATCAAGGACTCAAAAATGCAAGAGAACAGGAAAAAAGGAATAGAGAAAGATATGAGGAAATGTATGGAGAAGACGAATATAATAATTTAATGTCAAAAAAAACATCGTCGAATAAAAAAAATACATCTTCATCGACAAGTGCTAAGACAGCTACTTCTACAAAAAAAGCTAAAATAACATTTAAACCTGATGGAAATACAAAAGGATTAGATGATTTAGTTCTTCAATATCCTTCAAATAAAAGAGCCCAAGTGAAACCTATATTGAAAAAATTACAGGATTCATTCCCGCAAGTAGCACGTTCTGTAGGAATACCTACAAATGATTTATCAACAGGAATGGCAGCTGTTGTAGCAGGGGCATATATGGCTTATAACAATGTCAGTTTGAATGACAGTTATATGAAACCTATGGCAAATCAGTTTAAAGAAGCCATGCAAAGTGTTTCTGAATTTGATAAAATGAGTGACAGCCAAAAAAAATATATTTATGACCAAATGGTAATAATAGGGATGACTTTGACTGTAAGTCAGTACGAAAATCAGCAAAATCCAAATGCAAAAACTACGGCTCAATTAAGACAGGCTGGTAAAAAGGTGCTTGAGGGACTTCTTGGAGTAAGTGCAAGCAAAGTGAGAATAACGGCATCAGGGCTTTCTTATTAA
- a CDS encoding DUF2628 domain-containing protein, with protein MKQMNGKRAILENGILRKEVKFGFSKAAFFLGFIYPLIKGDYMIAGIAFIIIGTAGLIFFPLMFILSAIFGLKYNEMHVKKLIKQGWYPFTEEDAQVLRMNGILFNDTNNSFRSNGERVMKEAEHCETQQSGKTEAIEFKETKNNGDFRDMNNNSIDNVNTNTSYNNPEINYKNRTTQKFVARLIGGGLVSLVLGVFTANIVLILLGAGLTGGGAFLAAKNKDKIKWK; from the coding sequence ATGAAACAGATGAATGGGAAAAGAGCAATTTTAGAAAATGGAATTTTAAGAAAAGAAGTGAAATTTGGATTTTCAAAAGCGGCATTTTTTCTAGGATTTATATATCCTTTAATTAAAGGAGATTATATGATTGCTGGAATTGCTTTCATTATAATTGGTACGGCTGGGCTGATATTTTTCCCATTGATGTTTATTTTATCGGCTATATTTGGTCTTAAATATAATGAAATGCATGTCAAAAAACTTATTAAACAGGGATGGTATCCGTTTACAGAAGAAGATGCACAGGTTTTGAGAATGAATGGAATTTTATTTAATGATACAAATAATTCTTTTAGAAGTAATGGAGAAAGAGTGATGAAAGAAGCTGAACATTGTGAAACACAACAATCAGGAAAAACTGAAGCTATCGAATTTAAGGAAACTAAGAATAATGGTGATTTTCGTGATATGAATAACAATAGTATTGACAATGTAAATACTAACACTTCTTATAATAATCCTGAAATAAATTATAAAAACCGCACAACTCAGAAATTTGTGGCAAGATTAATCGGTGGCGGACTTGTTTCGCTTGTTTTAGGAGTTTTCACGGCAAATATTGTTTTAATTCTTTTAGGAGCTGGACTGACAGGCGGAGGAGCATTTTTAGCTGCAAAAAATAAGGATAAAATAAAATGGAAATAA
- a CDS encoding amino acid decarboxylase, which translates to MIKIKKLTGFMIFLLFGIIFISCGKPSKKDIIDKGYILEVGVSNEIDREFAEKIEHSPTYTIFKATEYKDNDIMVQNLKNGTVKAILSPMLSLGNSDYGYYPVYVDNKNYETVYLIYRKDTPDFLKNSFEKGDSFMLNNMEKYSKEKYKERFSFFSNIEDFEKKIMANEWALVNIAGLELKNSKISIKLDKGNVFITGKNGKKYLGKYSLKNHRISFEIDNLNILLKKESELSDSDKDFLYDLSNADVITLMDNEQTLYIGVPESNLIFKKVSKNK; encoded by the coding sequence ATGATAAAAATTAAAAAATTGACAGGATTTATGATTTTTCTACTTTTTGGAATAATATTTATTTCCTGTGGAAAACCTTCAAAAAAAGACATAATAGACAAGGGATATATATTAGAAGTAGGTGTATCCAATGAGATTGACAGGGAATTTGCCGAAAAAATAGAGCATTCTCCCACTTATACTATTTTCAAAGCGACTGAATATAAGGACAATGATATTATGGTGCAGAATCTCAAAAATGGAACAGTTAAAGCGATCCTTTCGCCTATGCTGTCGTTAGGAAATTCTGATTACGGCTATTATCCTGTCTATGTGGATAACAAAAATTATGAAACTGTATATCTCATATACAGAAAGGATACTCCCGATTTTTTGAAAAACAGCTTTGAAAAAGGGGATAGCTTTATGTTAAATAATATGGAAAAATATTCTAAAGAAAAATATAAAGAAAGATTTTCATTTTTTAGTAATATTGAAGATTTTGAGAAAAAAATAATGGCTAATGAATGGGCTCTTGTAAATATTGCAGGGCTTGAACTTAAAAACAGTAAAATTTCAATAAAACTTGATAAAGGAAATGTTTTTATAACAGGAAAAAATGGGAAAAAATATTTGGGAAAATATTCCCTGAAAAATCACAGGATTTCTTTTGAAATAGATAATTTGAACATTCTGCTGAAAAAAGAAAGTGAACTGAGCGACAGTGATAAAGATTTTTTATATGATTTAAGCAATGCCGATGTAATAACGCTTATGGATAATGAGCAAACTCTTTATATTGGAGTTCCTGAGAGTAATCTTATATTTAAAAAAGTATCAAAAAATAAATAG
- a CDS encoding flagellar biosynthesis protein FliQ codes for MKKIFFGSLYFIHLLCFNILVLFFLAVLEVSVLSNLKMIGGIYSYNLILILLNIFLSYFYAKAGIGKKALIILTIIGVILKILIFLISYKYLVSSAGDEEFLPTYYAYFAIGLLDVIFLVGFGVNLLIGRRKQHDKN; via the coding sequence ATGAAAAAAATATTTTTTGGAAGCCTGTATTTTATTCATCTGCTCTGTTTTAATATTCTGGTACTATTTTTTCTGGCTGTATTAGAAGTATCAGTTTTAAGTAATTTGAAAATGATTGGAGGTATATACTCGTACAATCTTATATTAATTTTGCTTAATATATTTTTATCATATTTTTATGCAAAAGCAGGAATAGGAAAAAAGGCTTTGATAATTTTAACAATAATTGGTGTAATATTAAAAATACTAATATTTTTAATATCGTATAAATATTTAGTTTCATCAGCAGGAGATGAAGAATTTTTACCAACTTATTATGCTTATTTTGCCATAGGTTTATTGGATGTAATATTTCTTGTGGGGTTTGGTGTAAATTTATTGATAGGAAGGAGAAAACAGCATGATAAAAATTAA
- a CDS encoding lipocalin family protein: MKNKKINLAMMAGMILMSMGCEAKGKASQSSISGKYNVETLTTKGQTVKVAGQKCFEDSYFEIKGNIAYISLNNVVNGNCITKAGTYDMQSKGNGRYILVGNGKESDEIIVKNGKVQYNQDTGISMIFVKSQGTVATAKNTQNKGQASKEVLSGGNVQATKVGRGIYAGVDHSGFDQVIYLRDDGTYTEELGKSDWKTRVDGTYIINGNKLITTDKKGVKDEYEYTSADKKTILAPGSFYMFKTQIPKNKIPDGVYNFYVGSVSGSAGIGVSGAGGSGYIKFEGNRFTESSSSFSSMSTSSATGGSSSSSKASGTYTINNGDLTLKYNNGVVKKHSFFYIPPTSSGKGAMVILDGDIYYND, translated from the coding sequence ATGAAAAATAAAAAAATAAATCTAGCTATGATGGCAGGAATGATTTTAATGAGTATGGGATGTGAAGCAAAGGGGAAAGCTTCCCAAAGCAGTATTTCAGGAAAATATAATGTGGAAACGCTGACTACGAAAGGACAGACTGTAAAGGTGGCAGGGCAGAAATGCTTTGAAGATTCATATTTTGAAATAAAAGGAAATATTGCCTATATAAGCCTTAACAATGTAGTTAACGGGAACTGTATAACAAAGGCAGGAACCTATGATATGCAAAGTAAGGGCAACGGGAGATATATTCTTGTAGGAAATGGCAAGGAATCAGATGAAATTATTGTAAAAAATGGAAAAGTGCAGTATAATCAGGATACAGGAATTTCAATGATTTTTGTAAAATCTCAGGGAACAGTTGCAACAGCCAAAAATACTCAAAATAAAGGACAGGCATCGAAAGAAGTTTTATCAGGAGGCAATGTACAGGCTACAAAAGTTGGAAGAGGAATATATGCGGGAGTTGATCACAGCGGATTTGATCAAGTAATTTATTTGAGAGATGATGGTACGTATACAGAAGAATTGGGCAAATCTGACTGGAAAACAAGAGTAGATGGAACATATATAATAAATGGAAATAAGCTGATTACAACAGACAAAAAAGGAGTAAAAGACGAATATGAATATACATCAGCAGATAAAAAAACTATATTAGCACCTGGAAGCTTTTATATGTTTAAGACTCAAATACCTAAAAATAAGATTCCTGATGGTGTGTATAATTTCTATGTAGGCTCTGTATCAGGAAGTGCTGGAATAGGAGTTAGTGGAGCAGGAGGAAGTGGATATATAAAATTTGAAGGAAACAGATTTACAGAATCTTCAAGTTCATTTTCTTCAATGTCAACTTCTTCTGCTACAGGAGGCTCAAGCAGTTCAAGTAAAGCTTCAGGAACATATACTATAAATAATGGTGATTTGACATTAAAATATAATAACGGTGTAGTAAAGAAACATAGTTTCTTTTATATACCACCAACTTCGAGTGGAAAGGGTGCAATGGTTATTCTTGATGGGGATATTTATTATAATGATTAA
- a CDS encoding sensor histidine kinase: MRMNKFSIKSKIAFWYIGLMISLIIIFLTTIIYISENLIRANAYKNLKSSVISAFDEIEVYDGELTIDNDFIIFNNNVHLSVYDDETGFIYGDIPLDFEYDETFSDKNDVRIIKHKNKKWYIFDSKKNFSGYGIIHIRGIAPATEVENIIETIVLISLIVLPFFLLFSAISGYFITKKAFKPIEKIREAAEKINEGNDLTQRINIGEGNDEIYTLANTFDTMFDRLQNSFEREAQFTSDVSHELRTPVAIIISECEYGLENLNSIENAKNTISSVLDETKKMSKLISQLLTLSRMDRGNQKLNFDKINISEMTHLIADSQQHSADSKNIKIHSEIEDNIFIIGDETMIMRVFVNLISNAINYGRENGNIWIKLTQDKNFAICKIIDDGIGIEKENIPKIWGRFYQVESSRTTENLGLGLSMVKWIIEAHKGEIAIESEIGKGSSFIFRLKKEEK; this comes from the coding sequence ATGAGAATGAATAAATTTTCTATAAAATCTAAAATAGCTTTCTGGTACATTGGTCTTATGATAAGCCTTATAATCATATTTCTTACAACAATAATCTATATCAGTGAAAACCTTATACGGGCAAACGCTTACAAAAATTTAAAAAGTTCCGTAATTTCAGCATTCGATGAAATTGAAGTTTATGATGGTGAACTTACGATTGACAATGATTTTATTATTTTTAATAATAATGTTCATTTGTCGGTTTATGATGATGAAACAGGATTTATTTATGGGGATATTCCATTGGATTTTGAATATGATGAAACTTTTTCCGATAAAAATGATGTAAGAATTATAAAACATAAAAATAAAAAATGGTATATTTTTGACAGCAAAAAGAATTTTTCAGGCTATGGTATTATTCATATTCGTGGAATTGCTCCTGCAACAGAAGTGGAAAATATTATTGAAACAATTGTTTTAATTTCTCTGATTGTATTACCATTTTTCTTGTTATTTTCAGCAATAAGCGGATACTTTATAACAAAGAAGGCATTTAAGCCAATAGAAAAAATAAGGGAAGCAGCAGAAAAAATAAATGAGGGAAACGATTTGACACAAAGAATTAATATTGGAGAAGGAAATGATGAAATTTACACTTTAGCAAATACATTTGATACAATGTTTGACAGACTACAAAACTCCTTTGAAAGAGAAGCACAGTTTACATCTGATGTTTCACACGAATTACGTACACCAGTAGCAATTATTATTTCTGAATGTGAATATGGACTTGAAAATCTAAATTCAATAGAAAATGCAAAAAATACAATTTCTTCTGTGCTTGATGAAACTAAAAAGATGTCAAAATTAATCTCACAGCTTTTAACTTTATCAAGAATGGACAGAGGAAATCAGAAACTTAATTTTGATAAAATAAATATAAGTGAAATGACACATCTTATTGCTGACAGCCAGCAACATAGTGCAGACAGTAAAAATATAAAAATTCATTCTGAAATAGAGGACAATATTTTTATTATTGGCGATGAGACGATGATTATGAGAGTCTTTGTAAATTTAATTTCAAATGCAATAAACTATGGTCGTGAAAACGGTAATATATGGATAAAATTAACACAGGATAAAAATTTTGCAATCTGTAAAATTATTGATGATGGAATTGGTATTGAAAAAGAAAATATACCTAAAATATGGGGACGATTTTATCAGGTGGAAAGTTCCAGAACAACAGAAAATCTAGGACTTGGTTTATCAATGGTAAAATGGATTATAGAGGCACACAAAGGAGAAATTGCTATAGAAAGTGAAATTGGAAAAGGAAGCTCGTTTATATTTAGGCTGAAAAAGGAGGAAAAATGA
- a CDS encoding response regulator transcription factor: protein MRLLVVEDEKKLNDLITKKLEKEYYGVDSCFDGEEAVRYVEGTEYDAIILDIMLPKLDGFEVIKRIRAKKNKVPILLLTARDNIDDKVKGLDYGADDYLVKPFIFEELMARIRVLLRRNSGNVDNVITIANLKVDLDAKTVFRDDLLIKLSGREYSILEYLIRNKGKILSRERIEDHIWNYDYEGGTNVIDVYIRYLRKKIDDSYTPKLIHTVRGLGYVLRVDNENE, encoded by the coding sequence ATGAGATTACTAGTTGTAGAAGATGAAAAGAAATTAAATGACCTTATTACAAAAAAGCTGGAAAAGGAATATTATGGCGTTGACAGCTGTTTTGATGGAGAAGAAGCAGTCAGATACGTGGAAGGAACTGAATATGATGCAATAATTCTAGATATTATGCTTCCAAAACTTGATGGATTTGAAGTGATTAAAAGAATAAGGGCAAAGAAAAATAAAGTTCCGATATTACTTTTAACAGCAAGAGACAATATAGATGATAAAGTTAAAGGACTAGATTACGGTGCAGATGACTATCTTGTGAAACCTTTTATCTTTGAAGAACTTATGGCTCGTATTCGTGTACTTTTAAGACGTAATTCTGGAAATGTCGACAATGTAATTACAATAGCCAATCTTAAAGTCGATCTTGATGCCAAGACAGTTTTTAGAGATGATTTATTAATAAAACTGTCAGGTAGAGAATATTCAATTTTGGAATATCTGATACGAAATAAAGGAAAAATTTTATCAAGAGAAAGAATAGAAGACCATATATGGAATTATGACTATGAAGGTGGAACTAACGTAATAGATGTATATATCAGATATTTGAGAAAAAAGATTGATGACAGCTATACTCCAAAACTTATTCACACAGTTCGTGGACTTGGTTATGTATTGAGGGTTGATAATGAGAATGAATAA
- a CDS encoding PepSY domain-containing protein has product MKNNFLKILLIAFFIIVTGSFANGNSAKKAKTVRVFNVDVKISIEQAKQLALNHSKVAKNMAKMTKIRLDKENRKFIYEIEFYTERKKYKYNIDANTGKVLSYSQKDRVSASTTIRDDGKIINTNGNNTEIRKTPKYIGMEKAKEIAVARITGAKKINVTNIQLDNEKGKMIYEGRIVYKNTEYKFDIDAITGEVINWEVNEN; this is encoded by the coding sequence ATGAAAAATAATTTTTTAAAAATATTACTTATTGCATTTTTTATTATAGTAACAGGATCTTTTGCAAATGGAAATTCAGCTAAAAAGGCTAAAACTGTAAGGGTTTTTAATGTCGATGTAAAAATTTCGATTGAACAGGCAAAACAACTTGCATTGAATCACTCAAAAGTGGCAAAAAATATGGCAAAAATGACTAAAATTCGTTTGGATAAAGAAAATAGAAAATTCATTTATGAAATAGAATTTTATACAGAACGGAAAAAATACAAATATAACATTGACGCAAATACAGGAAAAGTTCTGAGTTACAGCCAAAAAGACCGAGTATCGGCTTCAACGACAATAAGAGATGATGGTAAAATCATTAATACAAATGGCAATAATACAGAAATAAGAAAAACACCAAAATATATTGGAATGGAAAAAGCAAAAGAAATAGCAGTTGCACGGATTACTGGTGCGAAAAAAATCAATGTTACAAATATTCAACTGGATAATGAAAAAGGAAAAATGATTTATGAAGGAAGAATAGTATATAAAAATACAGAATACAAATTCGATATTGATGCTATAACAGGTGAAGTAATAAACTGGGAAGTAAATGAGAATTAG
- a CDS encoding transketolase family protein — MEKKSTRVAYGEALVKLGKVNKDVVVLEADLSKSTMTAYFKKEFPERHINVGIAEADMIGTAAGIATTGKIPFASTFAHFAAGRAFDQIRNSVAYPQLNVKICPTHAGVSLGEDGGSHQSVEDVALMRAIPGMVVLSPADAVETEKMVFAAAEYKGPVYVRIGRLNIPVLFDENYKFEIGKAATLREGNDVAILATGLMVSEALEAAKLLEEKEVKTRVINVSTIKPLDTETVLKAAKECKFIVTSEEHSVIGGLGSAVSEYLSEVHPAKVVKHGIQDVFGQSADGETMLTNYGLRAKDIAEIVLKNL; from the coding sequence AGTCAAATTGGGAAAAGTAAATAAAGATGTGGTAGTGCTGGAAGCAGACTTGTCAAAATCAACAATGACTGCGTATTTTAAAAAAGAGTTTCCAGAAAGACATATAAATGTGGGGATTGCAGAGGCTGATATGATTGGAACGGCGGCAGGAATCGCAACGACTGGGAAAATACCGTTTGCCTCAACTTTTGCACATTTTGCCGCGGGACGTGCTTTTGATCAGATTAGAAACTCGGTGGCATATCCACAATTGAATGTTAAAATTTGTCCAACTCACGCAGGGGTTTCGTTGGGAGAAGATGGAGGTTCACACCAGTCAGTTGAGGATGTGGCTTTAATGCGTGCAATTCCAGGAATGGTAGTGCTATCGCCAGCAGATGCAGTAGAAACGGAAAAAATGGTCTTTGCGGCGGCTGAATACAAGGGGCCTGTGTACGTAAGGATTGGAAGACTGAATATTCCAGTATTATTTGATGAAAATTATAAATTTGAAATAGGGAAAGCTGCAACTTTGAGGGAAGGAAACGATGTGGCAATTTTAGCGACTGGCCTTATGGTTTCAGAAGCTCTTGAGGCGGCGAAATTACTGGAAGAAAAAGAGGTAAAAACAAGAGTGATTAATGTTTCTACGATAAAACCGTTAGATACAGAAACAGTTTTGAAAGCAGCGAAAGAATGTAAATTTATTGTAACAAGTGAAGAACATTCGGTAATTGGAGGACTTGGAAGTGCAGTTTCAGAATACTTGTCAGAAGTTCATCCTGCAAAAGTTGTAAAACATGGAATACAGGATGTTTTTGGGCAAAGTGCAGATGGAGAAACTATGCTTACAAATTACGGGCTTAGAGCGAAGGATATTGCAGAAATTGTTTTGAAAAATCTATAA
- a CDS encoding TraX family protein yields MDKKDIFSKGINSFTLHILAMAFMVADHLWNIFFPNQIWLNMLGRLAFPIFAFMLTEGFFRTKNRKKYLIRIFIFAAISEIPFNLFASLALRGEVMVFYPYNNVLWTFGIALCGMNLLEKTEKSENLNKIIKFFAKAVISILTVAIAHFARSDYLGYGIAIILIFYFFRGKNYRNIIFQAVLMVFLNVFIMPGLEFPFNFFGNEIFIKTQIFAIFSLPIIWLYNGKQGIHNRFTKYMFYFFYPLHLLLIVAIYVSFMIYLISLIGKNYGN; encoded by the coding sequence ATGGATAAAAAAGATATATTTTCTAAAGGGATAAATTCTTTTACACTGCATATTCTGGCAATGGCATTTATGGTGGCAGATCATCTGTGGAATATATTTTTTCCTAATCAGATATGGTTAAATATGCTTGGAAGACTTGCCTTTCCTATTTTTGCCTTTATGCTTACGGAAGGATTTTTCAGGACTAAAAACAGAAAAAAATATTTAATACGTATTTTTATTTTTGCAGCTATTTCGGAAATTCCGTTCAATCTTTTTGCAAGTCTGGCATTAAGAGGAGAAGTAATGGTATTTTATCCATATAACAATGTATTATGGACTTTCGGAATTGCCTTATGTGGAATGAATTTACTGGAAAAGACGGAAAAATCAGAAAATCTGAATAAAATAATAAAATTTTTTGCAAAAGCCGTCATAAGCATTTTAACTGTCGCAATTGCACATTTTGCAAGAAGTGATTATTTAGGATATGGAATTGCAATTATTCTGATATTTTATTTTTTCAGGGGGAAAAATTACAGGAATATAATATTTCAGGCTGTATTAATGGTGTTTCTAAACGTATTTATTATGCCTGGACTTGAATTTCCGTTTAACTTTTTTGGAAATGAAATATTTATAAAAACACAGATATTTGCGATATTTTCACTGCCGATAATATGGCTTTACAACGGAAAGCAGGGTATTCATAACAGATTTACAAAATATATGTTTTATTTCTTTTATCCATTACACCTTTTACTAATAGTGGCGATTTATGTTTCTTTTATGATATATCTGATTTCTTTGATAGGTAAGAATTATGGAAATTAA